From Enhydrobacter sp., the proteins below share one genomic window:
- a CDS encoding NtaA/DmoA family FMN-dependent monooxygenase (This protein belongs to a clade of FMN-dependent monooxygenases, within a broader family of flavin-dependent oxidoreductases, the luciferase-like monooxygenase (LMM) family, some of whose members use coenzyme F420 rather than FMN.) produces MASRPFHLAWFLSQGYGPKSWRGDWSGSDTARWMMPDLFVDLARGMERACFDYIIIEDSSNVPYTYRGSHDTYLKYGASTPKLDPAVLVPYLAQATTHLGLVPTLSVSEYPPYLLARLVNSLDHVTEGRIGWNCVTGSNDGAAQNYGRDRHYPHDERYDIADEFADVVTRLWEAWEPDAVVMDRDAPLFADGSKVHPIHHEGKYFRCRGPLNAPRSPQGRVPICQAGGSPRGQRFAAQWADTIITEGGGSVASMKAYREEVRRQARALGRDPDRIKLLFLAYPIVDTTMEAAHERRRLERLAAEKNIDMQLSSMSRLTGIDFARFDLDEPLPDTLTTNGHQSALAKWIGKTPRSIVQTYASKAGIDFTGTADHVAGMMQEIMQEVGGDGFLIFNTYFDRRYVLEVCDGLVPELQRRGVVRTRYAHSHLRDNLLEF; encoded by the coding sequence ATGGCCTCCCGACCTTTTCATCTCGCCTGGTTCCTGTCGCAGGGCTATGGCCCCAAGAGCTGGCGCGGCGACTGGTCGGGCAGCGACACCGCGCGCTGGATGATGCCCGACTTGTTCGTCGACCTGGCGCGCGGCATGGAGCGGGCGTGCTTCGACTACATCATCATCGAGGATTCCTCGAACGTGCCCTACACCTACAGGGGCAGCCACGACACCTACCTCAAGTACGGCGCCAGCACGCCCAAGCTCGATCCCGCGGTGCTGGTGCCCTACCTCGCGCAGGCGACGACGCATCTCGGCCTGGTGCCGACGCTTTCGGTTTCGGAGTATCCGCCCTACCTGCTGGCGCGGCTGGTCAATTCGCTCGACCACGTGACCGAGGGACGCATCGGCTGGAACTGCGTGACCGGCAGCAACGACGGCGCCGCCCAGAACTACGGTCGCGACAGGCACTACCCGCACGACGAGCGCTACGACATCGCCGACGAGTTCGCCGATGTGGTCACGCGGCTGTGGGAGGCCTGGGAACCCGACGCCGTCGTGATGGACCGCGATGCGCCGCTGTTCGCCGACGGCTCGAAGGTCCATCCCATCCACCACGAGGGCAAGTACTTCCGGTGCCGCGGGCCGCTCAACGCGCCGCGTTCGCCGCAGGGCCGGGTGCCGATCTGCCAGGCCGGCGGCTCGCCGCGCGGACAGCGCTTCGCCGCGCAATGGGCCGATACGATCATCACCGAGGGCGGCGGCAGCGTCGCCAGCATGAAGGCCTATCGCGAGGAGGTGCGCCGGCAGGCCCGCGCGCTCGGGCGCGACCCGGACCGGATCAAGCTGCTCTTCCTCGCCTACCCGATCGTCGACACGACCATGGAGGCGGCGCACGAGCGGCGGCGTCTCGAACGTCTGGCGGCGGAGAAGAACATCGACATGCAGCTTTCCAGCATGTCGCGGCTGACCGGCATCGACTTCGCGCGGTTCGACCTCGACGAGCCGCTGCCCGACACGCTGACCACCAACGGCCACCAGTCGGCGCTGGCCAAGTGGATCGGCAAGACGCCGCGCTCGATCGTGCAGACCTATGCCAGCAAGGCCGGCATCGACTTCACCGGCACGGCCGACCATGTCGCCGGCATGATGCAGGAGATCATGCAGGAAGTGGGCGGCGACGGCTTCCTGATCTTCAACACCTACTTCGACCGCCGCTACGTCCTCGAGGTGTGCGACGGGCTGGTGCCCGAACTGCAGCGCCGCGGTGTCGTGCGCACACGCTATGCGCACAGCCACCTGCGCGACAACCTGCTCGAGTTCTGA
- a CDS encoding polysaccharide deacetylase family protein has translation MHTIRLPYHDRYAYSPITERKDYSWPGGKRLAVYLGLNIEHFAFGAGDGHLLTVAGTPPDPRTFAWRDYGNRVGVWRCLELFDELDLPAAHLVNTTVFDYAPQIVAAIKARGDEFIGHGRTNAERHGQMWEADEKRFLEEVRDAIEKASGRRPRGWMAPWMSSSHRTPDLLKEVGFDFLMDWPADDQPLWLRTRSGPMMSVPYPIEINDSPQILVRHHTPEQFRDFIVGQFEELLRQSARQPLVCGIALHTMIVGQPYRLRCLREALQHIVNHPQKDKVWFTRPGDIYDHCAALPQGTMVPPPA, from the coding sequence ATGCACACGATCCGCCTGCCGTACCACGATCGCTACGCCTATTCGCCGATCACCGAGCGCAAGGACTATTCCTGGCCGGGCGGCAAGCGGCTCGCGGTCTATCTCGGGTTGAACATCGAGCATTTCGCCTTCGGTGCCGGCGACGGCCACCTGCTCACCGTGGCGGGCACGCCGCCCGACCCGCGGACCTTCGCCTGGCGCGACTACGGCAACCGGGTCGGCGTCTGGCGCTGCCTCGAGCTGTTCGACGAGCTCGACCTGCCGGCGGCGCATCTCGTCAACACGACGGTGTTCGACTACGCGCCGCAGATCGTGGCGGCGATCAAGGCGCGCGGCGACGAGTTCATCGGCCACGGCCGCACCAATGCCGAGCGTCACGGCCAGATGTGGGAAGCCGACGAGAAGCGGTTCCTCGAGGAGGTGCGCGACGCCATCGAGAAGGCGTCGGGCCGGCGGCCGCGCGGCTGGATGGCGCCGTGGATGAGCTCGAGCCATCGCACGCCCGACCTCCTGAAGGAGGTGGGCTTCGACTTTCTGATGGACTGGCCGGCCGACGACCAGCCGCTGTGGCTGAGGACGCGGTCGGGCCCGATGATGAGCGTGCCCTATCCCATCGAGATCAACGATTCGCCGCAGATCCTCGTGCGTCACCACACGCCCGAGCAGTTCCGCGACTTCATCGTCGGCCAGTTCGAGGAGCTGCTGCGCCAGTCGGCGCGGCAGCCGCTGGTCTGCGGCATCGCGCTCCACACGATGATCGTCGGCCAGCCCTACCGGCTGCGCTGCCTGCGCGAGGCGCTGCAGCACATCGTCAACCACCCGCAGAAGGACAAGGTGTGGTTCACGCGGCCGGGCGACATCTACGACCACTGCGCCGCGCTGCCCCAGGGCACGATGGTGCCGCCGCCGGCCTAG